In a single window of the Palaemon carinicauda isolate YSFRI2023 chromosome 10, ASM3689809v2, whole genome shotgun sequence genome:
- the LOC137648329 gene encoding uncharacterized protein, translating into MSGQSTPHPAPVTVEEIGAARGKPPQAKRVTYCLVLKETFGEFFQSTGISGVSNAGHSRHILLAVFWITLSIAASYRTAIDVINVIKDYQSYPYKTQIQVDHRSRAPFPAVTFCNQNRIDCYKIFKTMLLYAENDTETSIQLLRLYQVAQCVEAIGCSEVFEGYSKQFQENNLTLPQYFIEGDPCLKCDKIWSAYKSLCPDDNQRGGGGGGKESDKSEKLQTLDFLWQSMQCSGKERKFDKDDLTSCREDAGSLEGLLNTADQISQIGSAIPDSVDLPTNVTDLEESLKDSIPVDSNLLNTSTPVEIPVNLATEIPTVNLPDLSIVKREDTDLLTTSSSPVIDLLENSKPGISSAVDLAAETLTDTTVPTVNLLETSKSPVSVLGDLTTQALTVDTGPLLNVPETPSPTEITSVVLMQGLTDKPLTETALPDLNVQTTEVLSTEALPEAPIPDIGPKILRRKRQLLDPISSNSLDLSSPTGPIRPPDFGDDDDDGGPDFPRSPPNMEVSEEHDKKMEFLSLYMNLSDAVKQEISYQFEEMIKDCIFLGDNCYDKTIFYQRFFNTYGNCFTFNSRAVFNTSYTGTSYSLSVVLDVMESTYLPRLLTEKAGARIVIHQTYTNPLLDDDGLDAPPGMVSSFAIRERQMVTLPYPYEANCVSTWGNTSYELRANGTKNNHYTTSECLRMCLQRIFVTNCKCIHPLYPQDFTFNGTYYGDPSMKYCNLTSGNESDIQCVISEFKDFSENPKKAGCRCEVACHTVEYPRVVSMSTWPPEPSEDYANAKYKTGLRESSLMKVEVFYNSLSMEQIYQSQVYSTPWDLVSSLGGALSLYMGISVFLMMEVLELFIILIYNSILYCSGRYQSQSETPVPSPQMSTGLVYPVVTPETLGFLQKAGHVVKVSQGPGEYGNPCISARGQKAVAFDKVFHQ; encoded by the exons ATGTCAGGCCAAAGTACGCCGCATCCGGCGCCAGTGACGGTCGAAGAAATCGGAGCGGCGCGAGGGAAGCCACCGCAGGCCAAGAGGGTCACCTACTGCCTCGTATTGAAGGAGACTTTTGGCGAATTCTTCCAGTCGACGGGCATCTCTGGGGTCAGCAACGCCGGCCATTCACGCCACATACTGTTGGCCGTCTTCTGGATTACCCTATCCATCGCCGCGTCGTACCGGACTGCTATCGATGTCATTAATGTCATCAAAGACTATCAGAGTTATCCTTATAAGACTCAG ATCCAGGTTGATCACCGCTCCAGAGCTCCTTTTCCAGCCGTGACCTTCTGCAATCAGAATCGCATCGATTGCTACAAGATCTTCAAGACGATGTTGCTCTACGCAGAAAATGACACTGAGACATCCATTCAACTTTTGCGGCTTTACCAAGTGGCCCAGTGTGTCGAAGCCATAGGTTGTTCTGAAGTATTCGAAGGATACTCTAAACAATTCCAGGAAAACAACCTGACCCTTCCTCAGTACTTCATCGAAGGGGACCCATGCCTAAAGTGTGATAAAATTTGGAGTGCCTATAAATCTCTGTGCCCTGATGACAACCaacgtggtggtggtggtggtggaaagGAAAGTGATAAATCAGAAAAGCTTCAGACTCTTGATTTCTTATGGCAGAGTATGCAATGTAGCGGAAAAGAGAGGAAATTCGATAAGGATGACCTGACGTCATGTCGGGAAGATGCTGGAAGTCTAGAAGGATTACTAAATACTGCTGATCAGATTTCACAGATTGGTTCTGCAATCCCTGATTCAGTGGACTTGCCAACTAATGTCACAGATCTTGAAGAGAGTTTGAAAGACTCCATTCCAGTGGACAGTAACCTTTTGAATACTTCTACTCCTGTAGAGATCCCGGTTAATCTCGCAACTGAAATTCCAACTGTCAACCTTCCCGATTTGAGCATTGTCAAGCGAGAAGATACAGATTTACTCACAACCAGCTCTTCTCCAGTCATTGATCTTCTGGAGAACAGCAAGCCAGGAATTAGCTCTGCAGTGGATCTGGCTGCAGAAACACTAACAGACACTACAGTACCAACTGTGAACCTTCTGGAAACATCTAAATCTCCAGTAAGTGTTTTGGGTGACCTGACTACACAAGCACTGACTGTAGATACTGGCCCATTGTTGAATGTTCCAGAAACACCTAGCCCTACAGAGATTACCTCAGTCGTCTTAATGCAAGGTTTGACTGATAAACCATTGACAGAAACTGCTCTCCCCGACCTGAATGTTCAGACAACAGAAGTACTGAGTACAGAGGCACTTCCTGAAGCCCCAATTCCTGATATTGGTCCAAAG ATCCTCAGGAGGAAAAGACAACTCCTCGATCCCATCTCATCAAACAGTCTGGATTTAAGCAGTCCTACGGGACCCATACGTCCCCCGGACTTCGGGGACGACGACGACGACGGAGGCCCGGACTTCCCCCGGAGTCCTCCGAACATGGAAGTGTCCGAAGAACACGACAAGAAGATGGAGTTCCTTTCGCTTTACATGAATCTGTCGGATGCGGTGAAGCAGGAAATCAGCTACCAATTCGAGGAGATGATCAAGGACTGCATATTTCTAGGAGACAATTGCTATGATAAAAC CATCTTCTACCAGAGATTCTTCAACACTTACGGCAATTGTTTCACATTCAACTCCAGGGCAGTTTTCAACACGAGTTATACAGGCACCTCTTATA gTCTGTCCGTGGTTCTCGACGTCATGGAGAGCACCTATCTGCCGAGGCTACTGACGGAGAAGGCGGGGGCGCGCATTGTGATTCACCAGACGTACACGAACCCCCTTCTGGATGACGATGGGCTCGACGCCCCGCCGGGAATGGTCTCGAGTTTTGCCATACGAGAG AGGCAGATGGTCACGCTGCCATACCCGTATGAGGCGAATTGCGTCAGCACCTGGGGCAATACGTCCTACGAGCTACGAGCCAATGGCACCAAAAACAACCATTATACGACCTCG GAGTGTCTCCGAATGTGTTTGCAGCGGATCTTCGTCACCAACTGCAAATGCATTCATCCGTTGTATCCACAGGACTTCACCTTCAATGGCACCTACTACGGGGACCCTTCCATGAAATACTGCAATTTGACTTCTGGGA ACGAAAGCGACATCCAATGCGTCATATCTGAATTCAAAGATTTTTccgagaatccaaaaaaagcaggATGCAGATGTGAAGTCGCCTGTCA TACAGTCGAGTATCCCAGAGTAGTGTCCATGTCTACATGGCCGCCAGAACCTTCTGAg GATTACGCTAATGCGAAGTATAAAACAGGTTTAAGAGAATCGAGTTTGATGAAGGTCGAAGTCTTCTACAATTCTCTTAGTATGGAACAAATCTATCAATCACAAGTTTATTCG ACTCCATGGGATTTGGTCTCCAGTCTAGGAGGAGCCCTGTCTCTCTACATGGGTATCTCCGTATTCCTGATGATGGAAGTGCTAGAACTCTTCATCATTTTGATTTACAATTCCATCCTCTACTGCTCTGGGCGGTACCAGTCGCAGTCCGAGACTCCTGTACCTTCTCCACAAATGTCGACTGGACTCGTCTATCCTGTGGTCACTCCTGAGACACTcg GTTTCCTGCAGAAGGCTGGACACGTCGTAAAGGTATCCCAAGGCCCTGGGGAGTACGGTAACCCTTGCATCAGCGCCCGTGGACAGAAGGCCGTGGCCTTCGACAAGGTTTTCCATCAATAG